The sequence CAACTAAAGCTCTAGTTTCAGGTATTGTGGGCAGCATTGCTAAAATATCGTCATCGATACCAATAGCACGGGTAAAACGACGAAATAACTCGGGATGGGATTGATTTAAATCCCCCTGTCCCATTTCGTCAAACAAGTTCTCTAAGAGGACTAACTGAGCGCTTTCATCTTGGCAGCAAGATAAAATACTAGCCAAAATTCGATTAAATTCTTTGGAGAATTTGTACATTTGAACGGCTAGTAAGCGTACCTCTTGTAAAGACAACTGTCTAGTACTACAGCGACTGAGGAAATCATGCTTCCACAGTGGATGATGAGCCGTAATTTCCCGTAAGGATTCGTGAATAGAACAAGATAGCTGTGTCATCATCGTAATACTTGTATGGCTAGATGGAGTGGTAAATCAATCAAAGAACCGAAAAAAGATTCATCTAGTGCTATGTGTTCTGGAGTAACCCGTAATTCCCGCAAAGTTGGCATCGTATTGAAGCCAGCGTTTTTGAGGGCATCAAAGTAGTCTTCTAAGGTTTTGTGAACCAATTGCACATTTAGCCAAGACCCATCTCTTTTCCAAATACGACCCGGAAATTGCCAATCTCGCTTGCTGAAATAGCCTTTACCCTCAACCTCAAAATAGAAGGGATAGGCAGCTTCCCGCATGTATGGAAAAGATGGATGTGGAACACTGAAAACAAATCGACCCCCTGGACGAAGTACACGTGCAACTTCGGTCATGCATTGTTGAGTTTGAACAGTTGTCAAATAGTTAAATAGAAACACTGCTATGACTAAGTCAAATTCGCGATCGCCAAATTGTTTGAGGTCAGTAGCACACCCTAATTCATACTGAATACCCAAGGGATCTTTTAATTCCTGCAATTTTGCTCCTGCAATCATCGCTTCAGAGAGATCTACACCATATATTTGGGCAGCACCTCTTTGGCGTAATTCCCGAGAGCAATAACCTTCACCACAACCCAAGTCAAGCACTCGCAACCCAGCAACAGGCTCACAAAGCTTTAGTACGAAAGGGCGTGCCGTAAAATCAGAAAGTGAAGTCGGTTCTCCTCGAATCCACTGTGATGCTGTGCCGTTATAAAGGTTTTTAGTGGAATTTTTGTTATCTGAGTTTGGCATGTTGACAGATTTATCTAGTAATCAGGTTTAAATAAATACAAGTATGAGGATTGTTGGTAGTTGATGATAATAGTTACTGCTTTCTCAAAAGCATAAGCAAAGTAAGTGCGCTTTTTTCGCCGATTGTAGGAACAACAAACGACAAAAATAAGTTGCAGTAAATACGTGTGTTAATACCTATCTATTTAGTTTTTAGAAAAGTTACATTTGATGAGATATTTCTTTTGTATCATTTGTATATTTTGTTGATAATGTTGATTGTACGGATTTTTGTCTTATTGATTTTAATCTTATTTTTTCAGGTAGCTAGCTGTTTGTATCTACCAATCTTTATAAAAGTTTGTTAATGTTGCTGATGAGCAAAATATTTATTTAACAAATTTATTGCTCAAAAATTATTTTTAGCTTTAACTTTATATTGGATTTATAAAAAAATTCAGAGTAAATACCCTACTAAAACAATTTTATTTGGAGAATATTAGTAGCAAAGTGTAAATAAACATGACTATCAAGTGTGTTTAGTGTGATTGATAAGTTGTTAGTTTTACCAAATAACAAACAATCAACAACTAGTAATTATCAGTAAAAATCAACCACCGAGCGCAAAGAGGTCGAAAGTCAATAATTAAAATTTGTTGACTCTACCTTACCCTACGGCATGCTTTTGACTACTGCGTGAATACAACAGCAGCTTGCCCTAGGAAATGGTATTAGCCACTACACTAACTTCTAGTAAATGATAGAAAGGATAATAATGGCAAAATTATTAGCAAAGCCAAAATTAGATAAACAATTAGAACTAGAGCAAGCGATCGCATTCTCTGAGTTAGGCGATCGCCTGTTTGATGAACTTAGCGATCGTATTTCTACTAAACGGCAGTATCGGCTGCTGTTTGAACACAAGTTAAAGCCTGAATTATTTCAGCAGATCCAAATTGCTGCTGCTGGTTACATTTCAGCCTGCCTAAAC is a genomic window of Fischerella sp. PCC 9605 containing:
- a CDS encoding class I SAM-dependent methyltransferase; the protein is MPNSDNKNSTKNLYNGTASQWIRGEPTSLSDFTARPFVLKLCEPVAGLRVLDLGCGEGYCSRELRQRGAAQIYGVDLSEAMIAGAKLQELKDPLGIQYELGCATDLKQFGDREFDLVIAVFLFNYLTTVQTQQCMTEVARVLRPGGRFVFSVPHPSFPYMREAAYPFYFEVEGKGYFSKRDWQFPGRIWKRDGSWLNVQLVHKTLEDYFDALKNAGFNTMPTLRELRVTPEHIALDESFFGSLIDLPLHLAIQVLR